One window from the genome of Oscillospiraceae bacterium encodes:
- a CDS encoding SDR family oxidoreductase — MGFLTGKTAIITGAGYAVLSDGRCGSIGYGIATAYAKEGANIVITGRNVAKLEKAKEELEAKYGIKVLALQADISAGSDNEATAKMVAEKAMEEFGRIDVLINNAQASASGVTIQDHTTEQFDLAMYSGLYATFYYMKACYPYLKETKGSIVNFASGAGLFGNYGQCSYAAAKEGIRGLSRVAATEWAKDGINTNVVCPLAWTAQLENFEKAYPDAFKANVHMPPAGHFGDPETEIGRVCVQLANPDFKYLNGETLTLEGGMGLRP, encoded by the coding sequence ATGGGATTTTTAACTGGAAAAACCGCGATTATCACAGGAGCAGGATATGCTGTGTTATCTGACGGCAGATGCGGCTCCATTGGTTACGGTATTGCAACCGCTTATGCAAAAGAAGGTGCAAACATCGTAATCACCGGCCGTAATGTAGCAAAATTAGAAAAAGCAAAAGAAGAACTGGAAGCAAAATACGGCATTAAAGTATTGGCTTTGCAGGCAGATATTTCTGCGGGAAGCGACAATGAAGCAACTGCCAAAATGGTGGCAGAAAAAGCCATGGAGGAATTCGGCAGAATTGATGTGTTAATCAATAATGCCCAAGCCTCTGCATCCGGCGTAACCATCCAGGATCACACTACCGAACAGTTTGATTTAGCAATGTATTCCGGCCTGTATGCCACTTTCTATTATATGAAAGCTTGCTATCCTTATTTAAAAGAGACCAAAGGTTCCATCGTGAACTTTGCATCCGGCGCAGGATTGTTCGGTAATTACGGACAGTGCTCCTATGCGGCTGCCAAAGAAGGAATCCGTGGTTTAAGCCGTGTGGCAGCAACCGAATGGGCAAAAGACGGCATCAACACCAATGTAGTTTGTCCCCTTGCCTGGACCGCTCAGCTGGAAAACTTTGAAAAAGCATACCCCGATGCATTTAAAGCAAATGTGCATATGCCTCCTGCAGGTCATTTTGGTGACCCCGAAACCGAAATCGGCAGAGTTTGTGTGCAGCTGGCAAATCCTGATTTTAAATATTTAAACGGAGAAACCCTGACCTTAGAAGGCGGTATGGGATTGCGTCCGTAA
- a CDS encoding cofactor-independent phosphoglycerate mutase — translation MKYVVFLCDGMADVKLENFGNKTPLEAANTPNMDQYAKKAILGTLKTVPDHLSPGSDVCNLSVMGYDSNLYYTGRSPLEAASIGVTLADNETSFRANLVTLSGEGEYEDLIMEDYSAGEIKTADAKRLIEDLTSVLNDEKTKIYAGVSYRHLLVLSDKKVEGKLIPPHDISKRSIKEYLPKDTEILSLMKKSYEFLKNHPYNLERIKQGKKPASSIWVWGEGKRPKMDSFYDKFGVKGSVISAVDLIKGIGILTGMRSIEVENVTGNIDTNFDGKAKACIDALKEGDDFVYVHMEAPDECGHRFEADNKKLAIELIDEKVIGPVCRYLEGCGEDFAILVAPDHPTPIATGTHDRAPVPFFAYYSKKEAEGNLYNEDNAKETGFHIENGYELMGKFLKLDLWK, via the coding sequence ATGAAATATGTGGTATTTTTATGTGATGGGATGGCTGATGTAAAACTGGAGAATTTTGGGAATAAAACACCTTTAGAAGCAGCAAATACTCCCAATATGGACCAATATGCAAAGAAAGCCATCTTAGGTACCTTGAAAACCGTACCCGACCATTTGTCACCCGGAAGTGACGTATGTAATTTGTCGGTAATGGGGTACGATTCCAATTTGTATTACACAGGCCGTTCTCCGCTGGAAGCGGCAAGTATCGGCGTTACTTTAGCAGACAACGAAACTTCTTTCCGTGCCAATCTGGTAACACTTTCGGGAGAAGGAGAATACGAAGATCTGATTATGGAGGATTATAGTGCAGGAGAAATCAAAACTGCTGACGCAAAGAGACTTATCGAAGATTTGACTTCTGTGTTAAATGATGAAAAAACCAAAATCTATGCAGGGGTATCGTATCGTCACCTTTTGGTGTTATCTGATAAAAAGGTGGAAGGAAAGTTGATTCCTCCTCACGATATTTCCAAACGCTCGATAAAAGAATATCTGCCCAAAGATACAGAGATTCTTTCTTTGATGAAAAAAAGTTATGAATTTTTGAAAAATCACCCCTATAATCTGGAAAGAATCAAACAAGGCAAGAAACCTGCATCTTCCATCTGGGTATGGGGAGAAGGCAAACGTCCGAAAATGGACAGCTTCTATGATAAATTCGGCGTAAAGGGTTCTGTGATCAGTGCTGTGGATTTAATCAAAGGGATTGGTATTTTAACGGGAATGCGCTCCATTGAAGTGGAAAATGTGACCGGAAATATTGATACCAATTTTGATGGAAAAGCCAAGGCATGTATTGATGCCTTAAAAGAGGGTGACGATTTTGTTTATGTGCATATGGAAGCACCCGACGAATGCGGACATCGTTTTGAAGCAGATAATAAAAAACTGGCAATTGAGTTGATTGATGAAAAAGTAATCGGTCCTGTTTGTCGTTATTTAGAGGGATGTGGAGAAGATTTTGCTATTTTGGTAGCACCCGACCATCCCACTCCCATTGCTACGGGAACTCATGACAGAGCACCCGTTCCGTTCTTTGCTTATTATAGCAAAAAAGAAGCGGAAGGCAATTTATACAATGAAGACAATGCTAAAGAAACTGGTTTCCATATTGAAAACGGCTACGAACTGATGGGCAAATTTTTGAAATTGGATTTGTGGAAATAA
- a CDS encoding glycosyltransferase has protein sequence MQPIFIALSFLIQLFAYVVTGYHFIVSLFAWFPRKEKEFVVDKKHTFAMVVAAHNEQSVIKNMVESLTALNYDNDLYDIYVIADNCTDKTADIAREAGAIALERFNETHRGKGYALDWAFNEILSGEKEYDAICVFDADNIAHGEFLNEINKRLCQGYEAVQGYIETKNPYDTWVTASYAITFGLMNKIYQTARYNVGLPNQLNGTGFALKTEIIKEFGWGANCLAEDMEFTMKLLQNHIMVGWAEKAIVYDEKPLTLSQSWKQRIRWTQGHADVASRFVPKLGKSFFKEGKLRYIDCIIYLLQPLLMMILAVTAVMGVVQSWYPNTKIWFSFADFGSPLFWSLLYYGQLAYVPAILWLEKKLTIKTVVYYVPYLFFTYTWLPIAFIGVAKKNKKEWFHTQHTRTISIKEVE, from the coding sequence ATGCAACCTATTTTTATCGCTCTGAGTTTTTTGATTCAGCTTTTTGCGTATGTTGTTACAGGGTACCACTTTATTGTTTCCCTCTTCGCATGGTTTCCCAGAAAAGAGAAAGAATTTGTTGTTGATAAAAAACACACCTTTGCTATGGTGGTAGCTGCTCACAACGAGCAAAGCGTAATTAAAAACATGGTGGAAAGTTTAACCGCTTTAAATTACGATAATGATTTGTATGATATTTACGTAATTGCAGATAACTGTACTGATAAAACCGCAGATATCGCAAGAGAAGCGGGTGCGATTGCACTGGAGCGTTTCAACGAAACCCATCGCGGTAAAGGCTACGCATTAGACTGGGCGTTTAACGAAATTTTAAGTGGCGAAAAAGAATACGATGCAATTTGTGTTTTTGACGCGGATAACATTGCTCACGGCGAATTTTTAAATGAAATCAACAAACGTCTTTGCCAGGGATACGAAGCTGTTCAGGGTTATATCGAAACCAAGAACCCTTACGATACTTGGGTTACCGCATCTTACGCGATTACCTTTGGTTTGATGAACAAAATTTATCAGACTGCAAGATACAATGTTGGACTTCCCAATCAGTTAAACGGTACCGGTTTTGCTTTGAAAACCGAGATTATCAAAGAATTCGGTTGGGGTGCAAACTGTCTGGCGGAAGATATGGAATTCACCATGAAGCTTCTTCAGAATCATATTATGGTTGGCTGGGCAGAAAAAGCGATTGTTTATGATGAAAAACCTTTGACTTTATCTCAGTCCTGGAAACAGAGAATCCGTTGGACTCAGGGGCATGCAGATGTTGCATCCCGTTTTGTTCCGAAGTTGGGGAAAAGCTTCTTTAAAGAAGGAAAACTTCGTTACATCGATTGTATCATTTATTTGTTGCAGCCGCTTCTGATGATGATTTTAGCGGTTACAGCAGTAATGGGAGTTGTTCAGAGTTGGTATCCCAACACTAAAATCTGGTTCTCGTTTGCAGATTTCGGTTCTCCGTTGTTTTGGAGTTTGCTGTATTATGGACAGCTTGCGTATGTTCCCGCCATTTTATGGTTAGAAAAGAAATTGACAATCAAAACAGTGGTTTATTATGTTCCGTACTTATTCTTTACCTACACTTGGTTGCCTATCGCATTTATCGGCGTAGCCAAGAAGAACAAAAAAGAATGGTTCCATACTCAGCATACCAGAACCATCAGTATCAAAGAAGTGGAATAG
- a CDS encoding S-layer homology domain-containing protein, whose translation MKKIVSLLLVLLMLSGTVFAAGFTDLDETHWAYPHVSELVEKGVINGYEDGTFRPDANVTRAELAKLLYMQFGENGWTLYMDVEMTDWFYPYVTQTHNYFIVPMLSFYPDRAATREEVAYAIYVAKNLAPVTTINFTDAADIDTQYQQAVAAVAAEGIINGYPDGTFLPKNNITRAEVATVLHRAIDLNGTPEGEEDIPTGSAGSLEEVREGIVGTWVVVKNDIYDGPLKWLAQQWVDEYFYEGSEHIFTEDGIFQCAEGKYVTTYEILSDTKISCVTVIGGDGEQIYDYELNGDEFVLYGNYYMDDVVIGHSNATYFKRK comes from the coding sequence ATGAAAAAAATCGTTTCTTTGTTGTTAGTGTTGTTGATGCTTTCCGGCACTGTGTTTGCTGCAGGTTTTACCGATTTGGACGAAACCCACTGGGCATATCCTCATGTGAGTGAATTGGTAGAAAAAGGTGTCATCAATGGTTATGAGGACGGAACCTTTCGTCCTGATGCCAATGTGACCCGTGCGGAACTGGCAAAACTGTTGTATATGCAATTCGGCGAAAATGGTTGGACATTATATATGGATGTTGAGATGACCGATTGGTTCTACCCTTATGTAACCCAAACCCACAATTATTTTATCGTGCCGATGCTGTCGTTTTATCCCGATAGAGCTGCAACCAGAGAAGAAGTGGCATATGCCATTTATGTTGCCAAAAATTTAGCTCCTGTTACCACCATAAACTTTACCGATGCGGCTGACATTGATACACAATATCAGCAAGCGGTTGCCGCTGTGGCGGCAGAGGGTATTATCAACGGATATCCCGATGGCACATTTTTACCTAAAAATAACATTACCCGTGCGGAAGTTGCCACGGTGCTTCACAGAGCAATCGATCTTAATGGAACTCCCGAAGGGGAAGAAGATATTCCGACAGGTTCTGCCGGTTCTCTAGAGGAGGTTCGGGAAGGAATCGTCGGTACTTGGGTGGTTGTGAAAAATGACATTTATGACGGTCCTTTAAAATGGTTGGCACAGCAGTGGGTAGACGAGTATTTTTATGAAGGCTCAGAACACATTTTTACAGAAGATGGTATTTTCCAATGTGCCGAAGGGAAATATGTTACAACCTACGAGATTTTAAGCGACACGAAAATCAGCTGTGTTACGGTAATCGGTGGCGATGGCGAACAGATTTACGATTACGAACTAAACGGCGACGAGTTTGTTTTATACGGCAATTATTATATGGATGATGTTGTGATAGGACATTCTAATGCTACCTATTTTAAAAGAAAGTAA
- a CDS encoding DUF1294 domain-containing protein, producing the protein MLLHFSIWSYLFLKIFIVWNLLIFFLYGWDKLAAKNHWWRVPEKVLLFTALLMGSFGAMFGMVLWNHKTSKLKFRFCVPVFTLLNMIFFWIFLF; encoded by the coding sequence ATGTTGCTACATTTTTCAATCTGGAGTTATCTGTTTTTGAAAATTTTCATTGTATGGAATTTACTCATCTTTTTTCTTTATGGTTGGGACAAGCTTGCTGCCAAAAATCATTGGTGGCGTGTTCCAGAAAAGGTGCTGCTCTTTACAGCTCTGTTGATGGGGAGCTTTGGTGCAATGTTCGGTATGGTTCTATGGAATCATAAAACATCCAAGCTGAAATTTCGTTTTTGTGTTCCGGTATTTACCCTATTGAATATGATCTTTTTTTGGATATTTCTGTTTTAA
- the nifU gene encoding Fe-S cluster assembly scaffold protein NifU, whose protein sequence is MYTEKVLDHFQNPRNVGDLEGADGVGQVGNAKCGDIMKISLKVENDVIVDAKFKTFGCGAAVATSSMATEMIIGKTLEEALAVTNQAVVEALEGLPPAKIHCSVLAEEAIKAAIQDYYVKTGREIPGGGCTGCCGSCGHDHGCQDDEE, encoded by the coding sequence ATGTATACAGAAAAAGTATTAGATCATTTTCAGAATCCCCGCAATGTGGGCGATTTGGAAGGCGCTGACGGGGTTGGACAGGTTGGAAATGCCAAATGCGGAGATATTATGAAAATCTCCTTAAAAGTAGAGAATGATGTGATTGTAGACGCAAAATTCAAGACCTTCGGATGCGGTGCAGCGGTTGCAACCAGCAGTATGGCAACTGAAATGATTATCGGCAAAACCTTAGAAGAAGCGCTTGCTGTTACCAATCAGGCGGTTGTGGAAGCGTTAGAAGGGTTGCCACCGGCAAAAATTCACTGTTCCGTGTTGGCGGAAGAAGCTATCAAGGCTGCTATTCAGGATTATTATGTGAAAACAGGTCGTGAAATCCCCGGTGGCGGATGTACAGGCTGTTGCGGAAGCTGTGGACATGACCATGGTTGTCAGGATGATGAAGAGTAA
- a CDS encoding DUF3048 domain-containing protein, whose translation MKRFTSVVALLLAVTIVPGCSLKNKQSDHQPVATPVVTPVATPEPTEAPVDPFLETYINTDERPIAVMIDNDDQNARPQAGLDEAYLIYEMLVEGGATRFMALFRNTDVEKIGPVRSSRHYFLDYVMENDAIYTHFGWSPQAGSDITTYQIQKINGVLGEDADTFWREEKFKGDWHSVYTSIEKITEKADVKSYPNTTERTNGIAYAEAVYTPQSTQIANEVSFDYSTRYQTSYTFNPETKLYEKYIFGEPHKMQNGNVLSVQNIIVQLVTDTSWNNDPNRRELQNTGSGVGYYITNGVYEEITWEKPSREENTVYKKADGTPLQINPGKTIINLISPALGVQFE comes from the coding sequence ATGAAACGTTTTACATCAGTTGTTGCTTTGTTGTTGGCAGTTACCATAGTGCCCGGCTGTTCGCTAAAAAACAAACAATCCGATCATCAGCCTGTGGCTACTCCTGTTGTAACGCCTGTTGCAACCCCGGAACCCACAGAAGCTCCGGTGGATCCTTTCTTGGAAACTTATATCAATACGGACGAGCGTCCCATTGCCGTAATGATTGATAATGATGATCAAAACGCCCGTCCTCAAGCTGGTTTGGACGAGGCATATCTGATTTATGAAATGTTGGTGGAAGGTGGAGCTACCAGATTTATGGCACTCTTCCGCAATACCGATGTGGAAAAAATCGGACCGGTTCGTTCTTCCCGTCATTATTTCTTGGATTACGTTATGGAAAATGATGCGATTTATACGCACTTTGGATGGAGCCCTCAGGCCGGTTCTGATATTACCACTTATCAGATTCAGAAAATTAACGGTGTGTTGGGAGAAGATGCAGATACCTTCTGGAGAGAGGAAAAGTTCAAGGGGGACTGGCATAGTGTCTATACCTCTATTGAAAAAATTACTGAAAAGGCTGACGTAAAATCCTATCCGAATACCACGGAACGTACCAATGGGATTGCGTATGCGGAAGCTGTGTATACTCCTCAATCCACTCAAATAGCTAATGAAGTGAGCTTTGATTACTCCACTCGTTACCAAACTTCATACACATTTAATCCCGAAACGAAGCTTTATGAAAAGTATATTTTTGGTGAACCTCACAAAATGCAAAATGGTAACGTGTTAAGTGTGCAAAATATTATTGTGCAATTGGTAACGGATACTTCCTGGAATAATGACCCCAACCGCAGAGAACTGCAAAATACAGGCAGTGGCGTAGGTTATTATATCACCAACGGTGTGTATGAAGAAATTACTTGGGAAAAACCTTCCCGAGAAGAAAACACCGTTTATAAAAAAGCAGACGGCACACCCCTGCAGATTAATCCCGGTAAAACAATCATTAATCTGATCAGTCCCGCATTGGGGGTGCAGTTTGAATGA
- the nifS gene encoding cysteine desulfurase NifS, whose translation MNRPTNTIYLDHAATTPMHPEVIDTMAEVMKNTYGNASSVYHVGQDAKVLLEEARVSVANILNCLPNEVYFTGCGSEADNWAIKGYAMANRKKGNHIITTKIEHHAILHPCEYLEKNGFEVTYLSVDETGLVSLEDVKNAIKDTTILISVMYANNEVGTIEPIAEIAKIAKEHGICMHTDAVQAVGAEAIDFQTLGVDMLSLSAHKFGGPKGVGALLVRKGLRIDPFMHGGAQERSKRAGTENLAGIVGLAKALEISVANLSDKQAKIKELRDYLIAQIEEKIPYIKFNGHRERRLANNVNFCFRYIEGESLLLMLDINGICASSGSACTSGSLDPSHVLLALGLPHEIAHGSLRLTLSSKTTKEELDFTVSKLQEIVHRLRLMSPIYDMSLEQ comes from the coding sequence ATGAATCGTCCGACGAATACAATTTATCTGGATCATGCAGCAACTACACCCATGCATCCCGAGGTGATAGATACTATGGCAGAGGTGATGAAAAACACCTATGGAAATGCCTCTTCCGTATATCATGTAGGTCAGGATGCCAAGGTTTTGTTGGAAGAAGCCAGAGTTTCTGTGGCAAATATCTTAAACTGCTTACCGAATGAAGTTTATTTTACAGGTTGCGGATCCGAAGCGGATAACTGGGCCATCAAAGGTTATGCGATGGCAAACCGCAAAAAAGGCAATCATATTATTACCACTAAAATTGAACATCACGCAATTTTGCACCCCTGCGAATATTTGGAGAAAAACGGATTTGAAGTGACATACCTTTCGGTGGATGAAACAGGACTTGTTTCCTTGGAAGATGTGAAAAACGCTATCAAAGATACTACGATTTTAATTTCCGTGATGTATGCAAATAATGAGGTTGGTACCATTGAACCCATTGCTGAAATCGCAAAGATTGCCAAGGAACATGGCATTTGTATGCACACCGATGCTGTTCAGGCAGTTGGCGCAGAAGCGATTGACTTTCAAACATTAGGTGTTGACATGTTATCTCTGTCGGCTCATAAGTTTGGCGGGCCCAAAGGTGTTGGTGCACTGTTGGTGAGAAAGGGATTAAGAATTGATCCTTTTATGCACGGTGGCGCGCAAGAACGCTCCAAACGTGCCGGTACCGAGAATCTGGCAGGCATTGTGGGATTAGCAAAAGCTCTGGAAATTTCAGTTGCCAATTTGTCCGACAAGCAAGCAAAAATCAAAGAATTAAGAGATTATCTGATTGCACAAATTGAAGAAAAGATTCCGTATATCAAGTTTAACGGTCACAGAGAGCGCAGATTAGCGAATAACGTGAATTTCTGCTTCCGTTATATTGAGGGGGAATCCTTGCTCTTGATGTTGGATATTAACGGTATTTGTGCTTCTAGCGGTTCTGCTTGTACCTCAGGCTCTTTAGATCCTTCCCACGTGCTTTTAGCGTTAGGATTGCCCCACGAAATTGCACACGGTTCTCTGCGTTTGACATTATCGTCGAAAACTACCAAGGAGGAACTGGATTTCACAGTTTCTAAATTGCAGGAAATCGTGCATCGTTTAAGACTGATGTCTCCTATTTATGACATGTCTTTGGAACAATAA
- a CDS encoding sigma-70 family RNA polymerase sigma factor, translating to MDEKELIRQLKNGNEEAFNELVSRYSKKLYYLCLKMLQNEKDAEDTVQTVFLKAYMSLSKFEEKSSLSTWLYRIGANVCTDVLRKRKKETATSLYATGADEEEYTLEIPDEKENVEKAVLEKERKEALYQAINTLKPKQKQLIVLRDIEGLPYEEIAEILNMNTGTVKSGINRARKALLEKLQKNTELFL from the coding sequence ATGGACGAAAAAGAATTAATCAGACAATTGAAAAACGGCAATGAAGAAGCTTTTAACGAACTGGTTTCACGCTATTCGAAAAAGCTTTATTACCTGTGCTTAAAAATGTTGCAAAATGAAAAAGACGCCGAAGATACTGTCCAAACCGTCTTTTTAAAAGCCTACATGAGTCTATCAAAATTCGAAGAAAAATCCAGCCTTTCCACCTGGCTTTACCGCATCGGTGCAAATGTTTGTACCGACGTGCTCAGAAAACGAAAAAAAGAAACTGCCACTTCATTATATGCAACCGGTGCAGATGAAGAAGAATATACCTTAGAAATTCCGGACGAAAAAGAAAATGTGGAAAAAGCAGTTTTAGAAAAAGAGAGAAAAGAAGCACTATATCAAGCCATCAACACCTTAAAACCAAAACAGAAGCAGCTCATTGTGCTAAGGGATATCGAAGGACTTCCCTACGAGGAAATTGCTGAAATTTTAAATATGAATACCGGAACTGTAAAATCCGGTATCAACCGTGCCAGAAAAGCACTGCTTGAAAAATTACAAAAAAATACGGAACTTTTCTTGTAA
- a CDS encoding DUF386 domain-containing protein yields the protein MIFDTIANCEQYYKLHPNYEKAFSFLKDAMKKFPEPGKHEIDGDALFASVQAYNTLTEDGKMEAHEKYVDIQFIVSGKETMYVNDIEKSELTDAYREDWDAAFYKVDENASQLTLTPGCFVVLLPNDAHRPCVAFGGVSEPVQKIVMKVKL from the coding sequence ATGATTTTTGATACCATTGCAAATTGTGAACAGTACTATAAACTGCATCCTAACTATGAAAAAGCTTTTTCTTTTTTAAAGGATGCCATGAAAAAATTCCCGGAACCGGGCAAACACGAAATTGACGGAGATGCTTTATTTGCATCGGTTCAGGCATACAATACCTTAACCGAAGACGGCAAAATGGAAGCTCATGAAAAATATGTGGATATTCAGTTTATCGTGTCCGGCAAAGAAACAATGTATGTGAACGATATCGAAAAATCTGAATTAACCGATGCTTATCGGGAAGATTGGGATGCCGCTTTCTACAAGGTGGATGAAAATGCATCCCAATTAACCTTAACTCCCGGCTGCTTTGTGGTGCTTCTGCCCAATGATGCTCACAGACCTTGCGTGGCATTTGGCGGCGTTAGTGAACCGGTTCAGAAAATTGTCATGAAGGTGAAACTGTAA
- the radA gene encoding DNA repair protein RadA, whose amino-acid sequence MATKSVFVCNECGYESSKWLGKCPACESWNTFFEQKIAKTKQSTLTTLREPQKSEVIGQVDLTPVPRMDSGFSELNRVLGGGIVPGSVCLLGGDPGIGKSTLLLQICSHLAKDDQRVLYASGEESKTQIKMRAIRLNASERDIFLYSENELNSIMREAEAVKPGILVVDSIQTVYTEDTQSTPGSISQVRECTMRLMRYAKETNTCVFIVGHMTKDGMIAGPKVLEHMVDCVLYFEGEKNSAYRIIRSNKNRFGSSNEIAVFDMLSDGLSEITNPSELFIGGRVNGVSGSAIACTLEGSRPILAEVQALVAKTAYNNPRRTGTGIDSNRLHLILAVLEKRAGLGSLPQSDVYVNITGGLVVSEPACDLAIAMAIASGVKNMPLLSDCAVFGEIGLLGEIRSVSGIEKRISEAEKLGFSKCILPYHNYTYIKVSDFKLELIPVKSVLDAFQKGFSSQDND is encoded by the coding sequence ATGGCAACCAAATCAGTTTTTGTGTGTAATGAATGTGGATATGAAAGCTCCAAATGGCTGGGCAAATGCCCCGCCTGCGAATCATGGAATACTTTTTTTGAACAAAAGATTGCCAAAACCAAACAAAGCACTTTAACCACTCTTCGGGAACCGCAAAAAAGCGAAGTTATCGGTCAGGTGGATTTAACCCCTGTGCCCAGAATGGATTCCGGTTTTTCAGAGTTGAACCGTGTTCTTGGCGGTGGAATTGTTCCCGGCTCGGTTTGTTTGCTTGGCGGAGATCCCGGTATCGGGAAGTCCACACTGTTACTTCAGATTTGCAGTCATCTTGCCAAAGACGATCAACGGGTGCTTTATGCGTCAGGCGAAGAATCTAAAACCCAAATCAAGATGCGTGCCATTCGTCTGAACGCCTCAGAAAGAGATATTTTTCTCTATTCTGAAAATGAACTGAATTCTATTATGCGTGAAGCAGAGGCAGTAAAACCCGGTATTCTGGTGGTGGATTCTATTCAAACAGTGTATACCGAAGATACACAATCTACCCCCGGAAGTATTAGTCAGGTGCGAGAATGCACCATGCGTCTGATGCGCTATGCAAAAGAAACTAATACCTGTGTGTTCATTGTGGGTCATATGACCAAAGACGGTATGATTGCAGGTCCCAAAGTGCTGGAGCATATGGTAGACTGCGTACTTTACTTTGAAGGAGAAAAAAATTCTGCATACCGCATTATCCGTTCCAATAAAAACCGCTTTGGCTCTTCTAATGAAATTGCCGTGTTTGATATGTTATCCGATGGGCTCTCCGAAATTACAAATCCCTCAGAGTTGTTTATCGGAGGCCGTGTAAACGGTGTGTCGGGTAGTGCGATTGCCTGCACGCTGGAAGGTAGCCGTCCCATTTTAGCAGAAGTACAAGCTTTGGTTGCCAAAACAGCATACAACAACCCCAGAAGAACGGGTACAGGAATTGATTCTAACCGCTTACACTTGATTTTAGCGGTATTGGAAAAACGGGCAGGACTTGGTTCTCTCCCTCAATCAGACGTTTACGTGAATATCACCGGCGGACTTGTTGTATCCGAACCTGCCTGCGACCTGGCAATTGCCATGGCGATTGCATCCGGTGTAAAAAATATGCCGTTACTCTCTGATTGTGCCGTTTTCGGTGAAATTGGATTATTGGGAGAAATCCGCTCAGTCAGCGGAATTGAAAAACGAATTTCTGAGGCAGAAAAACTTGGTTTTTCCAAGTGTATTCTCCCCTATCATAACTATACATATATAAAGGTATCTGATTTCAAACTGGAACTGATTCCCGTCAAAAGTGTGTTAGATGCCTTCCAAAAAGGATTTTCTTCACAGGATAACGATTAA